A window of Euwallacea similis isolate ESF13 chromosome 10, ESF131.1, whole genome shotgun sequence contains these coding sequences:
- the mirr gene encoding homeobox protein caupolican: MSQFGFRASPSTQSAVSSGPSQTSPPPSGMAVTSSAPTPGTPPTPAQRCCDTGRPIFTDPITGQTVCSCQYELLGYQRLAGAGVPGLPALSMYSAPYPEGMAAYFPALGADQAPFYTSTAAGLELKENLAAGAAGWPYPSVYHPYDTAFAGYPFNGYAMDLNGARRKNATRETTSTLKAWLNEHKKNPYPTKGEKIMLAIITKMTLTQVSTWFANARRRLKKENKMTWEPRNRVEDDDNNNDDDDQDHKSNDGKDILDSKDSGTASSEDGDRQPHSRLAADTPSEWSESRPDSGPDSPEIYERPPHPAFLPPRSSASPSQMSQSATTKPRIWSLADMASKETNDPSPGSTFTTSRLMAPLGSRLPPPGLHTSPYARPHDFYRSLYGPAAQHLQGGAGESNLLETYQRTLAAQQSALKSSLAGSTSSSSASGVPLGLTTHPSRMSPSSTTSSMSSAGGGDSPIKPVALNKV, translated from the exons ATGTCCCAGTTTGGATTCAGGGCATCTCCGAGTACTCAG AGTGCAGTATCGTCGGGTCCATCCCAGACATCCCCCCCACCATCCGGCATGGCTGTGACATCATCCGCCCCTACTCCCGGCACGCCTCCGACACCTGCGCAACGCTGCTGTGATACCGGAAGGCCGATTTTCACTGATCCCATCACCGGACAAACTGTGTGCTCATGCCAATATGAGTTGCTGGGCTATCAAAGGCTCGCAG GCGCAGGTGTTCCAGGGTTGCCAGCTTTAAGCATGTACAGCGCTCCCTATCCCGAAGGAATGGCGGCGTACTTTCCCGCGTTGGGAGCAGACCAGGCGCCGTTTTATACGTCCACG GCAGCAGGACTGGAACTGAAGGAGAACCTGGCGGCGGGTGCTGCAGGGTGGCCGTACCCCTCCGTGTACCACCCCTACGACACTGCGTTCGCGGGCTATCCCTTCAACGG ATACGCCATGGATTTGAACGGGGCACGGCGGAAAAACGCCACCCGTGAGACTACCAGCACTCTCAAGGCGTGGCTCAACGAGCACAAGAAGAACCCCTACCCCACCAAGGGGGAGAAGATCATGCTGGCCATCATCACCAAGATGACCTTAACGCAGGTGTCCACGTGGTTCGCCAACGCTCGTCGAAGGCTGAAGAAGGAGAACAAGATGACGTGGGAGCCAAGGAACAGGGTCGAAGACGATGACAATAATAACGACGACGATGACCAGGACCATAAGAGCAACGATGGGAAAGACATCTTAG ACTCGAAGGATTCTGGCACTGCCTCAAGTGAAGATGGCGATAGACAGCCTCACTCTCGCCTGGCCGCGGACACGCCCTCGGAATGGAGCGAGTCCAGACCGGACAGCGGTCCGGACAGCCCCGAAATTTACGAGCGACCCCCTCATCCCGCTTTCCTGCCCCCAAGATCGTCGGCCAGTCCCTCGCAGATGAGCCAAAGCGCTACCACTAAACCGCGAATCTGGAGCTTGGCGGACATGGCTTCAAAGGAAACCAACGACCCTTCTCCAGGTTCCACATTCACCACCAGCAGATTGATGGCTCCTCTAGGCAGTCGCCTCCCCCCTCCAGGGCTGCACACCTCCCCTTATGCGCGTCCCCACGATTTCTATCGCTCTTTGTATGGACCTGCTGCGCAGCATCTCCAAGGAGGGGCTGGAGAATCCAACCTGCTGGAGACTTATCAGAGGACTCTGGCGGCTCAGCAAAGTGCCCTGAAGTCCAGTTTGGCGGGCAGCACTTCATCCTCGTCCGCCAGTGGCGTTCCCTTGGGACTGACCACCCATCCCTCCCGGATGTCTCCGTCGTCCACCACGAGCTCCATGAGCTCAGCAGGAGGCGGCGACAGCCCCATCAAACCAGTGGCATTGAACAAGGTTTGA